A genomic segment from Vicinamibacterales bacterium encodes:
- a CDS encoding SMP-30/gluconolactonase/LRE family protein — protein sequence MTKWIAVSMLVGFCGVSGCISEPEEPVIDPTPELETSAGSILRVDPALDAIVPVDARIEKLHAGFAFTEGPVWVQQPSPHLLFSDVRGNAIYKWTPNGDLSDFMNPVFDGEGPSVGSNGLTLDPEGRLILMEHGKRQVTRIESDGTHTVLADRYEGKRLNSPNDGAYSADGWLYFTDPPYGLPQQDKDPAKELDFSGIYRLSPAGDLELLNREQTRPNGIAFSPDGSTLYVANSDAEHKVWMAYNVMDDGSLDSGRIFFDVTAEIASGSPDGLKVDQEGHVFATGPGGVWVLDPTGKHLGTIQPNEVPSNVAWGNDGRTLYMTARTGLYRVALTTQGLMP from the coding sequence ATGACGAAATGGATTGCAGTGAGCATGCTCGTAGGGTTCTGTGGTGTAAGTGGTTGTATCTCTGAGCCGGAAGAACCGGTGATTGACCCAACGCCTGAGCTAGAGACCAGTGCAGGGTCGATATTAAGAGTGGACCCGGCTCTTGATGCAATCGTGCCGGTCGACGCCCGCATTGAAAAGCTCCATGCAGGGTTCGCGTTCACCGAGGGTCCAGTGTGGGTGCAGCAGCCAAGTCCGCACTTACTATTCAGCGACGTTCGCGGAAACGCGATCTATAAGTGGACACCGAATGGCGACCTGAGCGATTTTATGAATCCGGTCTTCGATGGTGAAGGTCCGTCAGTGGGGTCCAACGGACTCACCCTCGACCCCGAGGGACGATTGATCCTCATGGAGCATGGAAAGCGACAGGTAACCCGCATTGAATCTGATGGCACCCATACCGTCCTGGCAGACCGCTACGAGGGTAAGCGACTGAACAGTCCGAATGATGGCGCTTACAGTGCTGACGGTTGGCTCTACTTCACCGACCCTCCTTACGGACTACCTCAACAAGACAAAGACCCCGCCAAAGAGTTGGACTTTAGCGGCATATACCGACTGAGCCCGGCGGGCGACCTAGAGTTGCTCAACCGTGAACAGACTCGGCCCAATGGCATCGCTTTTTCCCCGGACGGGTCCACGCTTTATGTGGCGAACTCTGACGCCGAACACAAGGTCTGGATGGCCTACAACGTAATGGATGACGGCTCACTCGATAGCGGGCGGATCTTTTTCGACGTCACCGCGGAAATAGCTTCCGGTTCACCTGATGGCTTAAAGGTGGACCAGGAAGGACACGTGTTCGCCACCGGTCCAGGCGGCGTATGGGTGCTAGACCCGACCGGAAAACACCTGGGCACGATCCAGCCCAACGAGGTTCCATCGAATGTGGCCTGGGGTAACGACGGCCGTACGCTCTACATGACTGCACGTACTGGGTTATACCGTGTCGCGCTCACCACTCAGGGACTCATGCCCTAG
- a CDS encoding DUF481 domain-containing protein, translated as MGRWLRPGLILATALWLAGVAPLSAGQETEEEESGWVGSADVNFVFTGGNASSRTLGLRNSLRRNWDDRSVLLEGGAIRASSTKTTRSAVGPSLTNFDLVKESTSRTTAENYFARGRYEYPLSRWGLLYGGAGWTRNTFTGVASRYSAAAGIGNTWLDDDTVALQTDYAFTYTIQDEVIDDPATDDAFFGVRLSWSYRYQANETTAFESSLIADENLEDRTDFRVDLTNSMAVAVSGPLALKLSWQVLYDSRPSLVGVPLQYPFGNFTGQTALAKLNKLDHLYTLALVVNF; from the coding sequence ATGGGGCGGTGGTTGCGGCCTGGACTGATATTGGCGACGGCACTCTGGTTAGCCGGTGTGGCTCCGTTGTCTGCTGGACAGGAAACAGAGGAAGAGGAAAGCGGTTGGGTCGGTTCGGCTGATGTCAACTTTGTGTTCACGGGTGGCAACGCGTCATCTAGGACCCTTGGGCTTCGTAACAGTCTGAGGCGAAACTGGGACGATAGGTCGGTGTTGCTGGAGGGCGGTGCGATTCGAGCGTCGTCCACGAAGACCACGCGGAGTGCGGTTGGCCCGTCATTAACCAACTTCGACCTCGTTAAGGAATCCACCTCTCGAACCACGGCCGAGAACTACTTCGCCCGAGGCCGATATGAGTATCCGCTGTCCCGTTGGGGCCTGTTGTATGGAGGTGCTGGCTGGACTCGAAACACCTTTACCGGTGTTGCCAGTCGCTATTCTGCTGCAGCTGGTATCGGTAATACCTGGCTGGACGATGACACGGTTGCCTTGCAGACCGACTACGCCTTCACTTATACGATTCAGGATGAAGTCATTGATGATCCTGCGACCGACGACGCATTTTTTGGGGTGCGACTGTCATGGAGCTATCGGTATCAAGCCAATGAGACCACCGCGTTCGAGAGTTCCCTTATCGCGGACGAGAATCTTGAAGACCGGACCGATTTCCGAGTCGACCTTACTAACTCGATGGCGGTGGCCGTGAGCGGTCCTCTCGCACTGAAGCTGAGCTGGCAGGTGCTTTACGACAGCCGTCCGTCTCTCGTTGGAGTTCCGTTGCAATACCCGTTCGGTAATTTTACGGGGCAGACGGCTCTAGCCAAGCTGAACAAGTTGGACCATCTGTATACACTCGCGCTTGTTGTGAATTTCTAG
- a CDS encoding PspC domain-containing protein translates to MTCGECDHELPDGANFCMNCGADQRGAAALHGTERPLRRSDTNRKIAGVCGGLAEYFEVDVTVIRVLLAIVTIVPGALVGGIVAYLVAWLLIPGEQARGPADPGRQLTQSATNRKIGGVCGGLGEYFGVDPTAVRLLGVVLSIVPGVIVGGVLVYLVAWLVMPSPPEGNADSSVPDEFLGV, encoded by the coding sequence ATGACGTGTGGGGAATGCGATCACGAACTGCCTGACGGCGCCAATTTCTGTATGAACTGCGGAGCTGATCAGCGAGGTGCTGCTGCGTTGCACGGCACGGAGCGGCCACTCCGCCGGTCGGACACTAACCGAAAAATTGCCGGTGTGTGTGGTGGCCTTGCTGAATACTTCGAAGTCGACGTCACCGTTATTCGAGTTCTGTTGGCTATCGTGACCATCGTGCCAGGTGCGTTGGTCGGTGGCATCGTGGCTTACCTGGTGGCGTGGCTCCTCATACCAGGGGAACAGGCTCGAGGCCCCGCTGACCCCGGTCGGCAGTTAACCCAGTCTGCGACCAACCGTAAGATTGGCGGTGTTTGTGGTGGACTCGGTGAGTATTTCGGGGTTGACCCCACTGCCGTTCGTCTTCTCGGGGTCGTGCTGTCCATTGTCCCAGGGGTGATTGTGGGTGGGGTTCTCGTCTATCTGGTGGCTTGGCTCGTGATGCCGTCGCCCCCGGAAGGAAATGCGGACAGTTCGGTACCCGACGAATTTCTTGGCGTGTAA
- a CDS encoding SLC13 family permease produces the protein MNPEQLFLFALLFGIFVLLLWGRIRYDIVAFGALTVAYIGGAIPQEAVFAGFGHPATLIIALVLIISQGLYGSGAIEVIAKHLVSTSRGLRVHVAVMSTVGAALSAVMNNVAALALLMPVDMQAAKKAKRSPALTLMPLSFASILGGMVTLIGTPPNVVIATFREEALGAPYSMFDFAPVGFVVAIVGVSYVTFIGWRLIPIERSQLDSAEELMDLRGYIGEGTVRDGSKAIGMTLRELQSLAPEEEVVPFGLVRRGERLSGRVLDEVIRKGDVIVLEGAPQAIEQFLGATGLDYAGAQKHTGVASESLELLEVVVPDGARVAGRTALDIRLLYQREVTLLGVSRRGRRFRDRVRKLRIEPGDILLLLGHSKSLPDVVEWLGCLPLADRGIRVFQRSKAWMAVLAFGAAVLAASLGLLYLPVALGAVAVVYLLLRIVPLSRLYESVEWPVIVLLGCLIPIGTALEESGSTALIAEGIVALAQGLPVVTVLAILMIITMTLSDVLNNVATALIAAPIGVDIAHRLGVSPDPFLMAVAVAASCAFLTPIGHKNNTIIMGPGGYKFGDYWRMGLPLELLVVAVGLPMILLVWPL, from the coding sequence ATGAATCCTGAACAGCTGTTTCTCTTTGCGCTACTCTTTGGGATCTTCGTTCTGCTGTTGTGGGGCCGGATCAGATACGACATCGTCGCTTTCGGAGCTCTGACCGTTGCTTACATCGGCGGCGCAATCCCCCAAGAAGCAGTGTTTGCAGGTTTCGGCCATCCAGCAACCCTAATCATCGCCTTGGTTCTAATTATCAGCCAAGGGCTCTACGGTTCAGGCGCAATCGAAGTCATAGCCAAGCACCTGGTGAGTACCTCAAGAGGGTTGCGTGTCCATGTAGCGGTCATGTCCACCGTTGGCGCGGCCCTGAGTGCAGTGATGAACAACGTTGCCGCACTGGCGTTGCTCATGCCAGTGGATATGCAAGCCGCAAAAAAGGCAAAGCGTAGCCCCGCCCTCACCCTGATGCCGCTCTCCTTTGCGTCAATTCTTGGTGGAATGGTGACATTGATCGGCACCCCACCCAACGTCGTGATCGCAACCTTTCGGGAAGAGGCCCTTGGAGCCCCCTACAGCATGTTTGACTTCGCGCCGGTCGGATTTGTCGTGGCGATCGTCGGCGTCAGTTACGTCACATTTATCGGTTGGCGATTGATTCCCATCGAGCGGAGCCAACTCGACAGCGCCGAGGAGCTGATGGACCTTCGTGGGTACATCGGGGAAGGCACAGTGCGAGATGGGTCGAAAGCGATCGGCATGACGTTGCGTGAATTACAGTCATTGGCTCCCGAGGAGGAGGTGGTCCCGTTCGGGTTGGTTCGACGTGGAGAGCGACTCTCTGGCCGTGTCCTCGACGAGGTGATCCGCAAGGGTGACGTAATCGTGTTAGAAGGTGCCCCTCAAGCCATCGAACAATTCCTCGGAGCAACCGGGCTCGACTATGCCGGTGCTCAGAAACATACCGGTGTAGCTAGTGAAAGCCTCGAACTCCTCGAGGTAGTGGTGCCAGATGGTGCGCGGGTCGCGGGCCGGACCGCACTCGACATCCGTCTCCTTTATCAGAGGGAAGTGACACTCCTCGGTGTCTCACGTCGCGGACGTCGTTTCCGCGACCGCGTACGAAAATTACGCATCGAACCCGGGGATATCCTGTTACTGCTTGGCCACTCCAAAAGCCTGCCGGATGTGGTCGAGTGGTTAGGTTGCCTCCCGCTGGCCGACCGAGGCATCCGGGTGTTCCAGCGGAGCAAGGCCTGGATGGCGGTGCTGGCCTTTGGCGCAGCAGTCCTAGCAGCAAGCCTTGGCCTGCTCTACCTGCCGGTGGCCCTCGGTGCCGTAGCCGTCGTTTACCTGCTACTGCGTATTGTGCCGTTGTCTCGACTCTATGAGTCGGTCGAATGGCCGGTGATCGTGTTACTCGGTTGTCTAATTCCGATAGGAACCGCCCTTGAGGAAAGCGGCAGCACTGCCCTCATCGCCGAGGGCATCGTGGCCTTGGCGCAGGGACTGCCTGTTGTGACCGTCCTCGCCATCCTCATGATCATCACCATGACTCTGTCTGACGTACTGAACAATGTCGCCACGGCCTTGATCGCAGCTCCCATCGGCGTCGATATCGCCCACCGCCTTGGCGTGAGCCCTGATCCATTCCTCATGGCCGTTGCGGTCGCCGCGTCGTGCGCCTTCTTGACGCCGATCGGACACAAGAACAACACGATTATCATGGGTCCAGGCGGATACAAGTTCGGGGACTACTGGAGGATGGGGCTTCCGCTAGAATTACTCGTCGTCGCTGTTGGGTTGCCGATGATTCTCTTAGTTTGGCCCCTATGA